From one Gossypium hirsutum isolate 1008001.06 chromosome D08, Gossypium_hirsutum_v2.1, whole genome shotgun sequence genomic stretch:
- the LOC107933542 gene encoding beta-amyrin 11-oxidase isoform X3, with protein sequence MGLYLNILALILAVLLGTYVFVFGFLKKINEWRYVSSLGEKKHSLPPGDMGWPIIGNMWSFLKVFRSNDPDTFIYNLVKRYGRTGMYKTYLFGSPSIIVSIPETCRKVLADDEQFGLGYPLSTKQLTGKKSFHSIPNSEHKRLRRLTTAPINGHEALSMYIGYIEEIVVNSLDEWSSMKEPIELLNEIRQFTFKVITHIFLGSTAESVMGSVEKRYADLTYGMKSAAINIPGFAFYKALKARKMLVKILQGVLDERRVNDPNGKKGMIDLLMEIEDENGQKLPDEDIIDLLLMFLLAGHESSAHVAMWAILYLHNNPEILKKAKEEQEEILKNRQSTEKGLTLKDIREMYYLQKVIDETLRRASVSFCNFREAKVDVNINGYLIPKGWKVLVWNRGVHMDPQVYSNPKEFLPQRWENHQPRAGSFLPFGAGSRICPGADLAKLEISIFLHYFLLNYKLEQINPGGPIVYLPLPRPVDNCLAKVMKIE encoded by the exons ATgggattatatttaaatatactGGCTTTGATTCTTGCTGTGCTGCTTGGAACCTATGTTTTCGTGTTTGGTTTTCTTAAGAAAATAAACGAATGGCGCTATGTTAGCAGTTTGGGAGAGAAGAAACATTCCCTTCCTCCAGGCGATATGGGATGGCCTATCATCGGCAACATGTGGTCTTTCCTCAAAGTTTTCAGGTCCAACGACCCTGACACCTTCATCTACAACTTGGTTAAAAG GTATGGCCGAACGGGTATGTACAAGACCTACTTGTTCGGAAGTCCAAGCATCATAGTTTCTATCCCGGAAACCTGTAGGAAAGTGTTGGCAGACGATGAACAATTTGGATTGGGTTACCCATTATCCACAAAGCAATTAACGGGGAAAAAATCGTTTCACAGCATTCCAAATTCCGAACACAAGCGTCTTCGCAGGCTAACAACAGCCCCAATCAACGGCCACGAGGCACTGTCCATGTATATTGGATACATTGAGGAGATCGTGGTTAATTCTTTGGATGAATGGTCTAGCATGAAAGAGCCGATTGAGCTGTTGAACGAGATAAGGCAGTTCACTTTCAAGGTCATCACCCATATCTTTCTTGGCTCCACTGCTGAATCAGTTATGGGGTCCGTTGAGAAGCGGTATGCTGACTTGACCTATGGGATGAAATCTGCCGCTATTAATATTCCTGGCTTCGCTTTCTACAAAGCTCTCAAG GCAAGGAAGATGTTGGTTAAGATCCTACAAGGAGTGCTGGATGAGAGGAGAGTCAATGACCCAAATGGAAAGAAAGGAATGATTGATCTGCTTATGGAAATTGAAGACGAGAATGGGCAGAAATTACCGGATGAGGATATAATCGATTTACTGCTCATGTTCTTGTTAGCTGGGCATGAAAGCTCAGCTCATGTAGCTATGTGGGCAATCCTTTATCTTCATAACAATCCAGAAATACTAAAAAAAGCTAAG GAAGAGCAGGAAGAAATCCTAAAGAACAGACAAAGTACAGAGAAGGGTTTGACTTTAAAGGATATCAGAGAAATGTATTATCTTCAAAAG GTTATTGATGAGACACTGAGAAGGGCGAGTGTCTCCTTTTGCAACTTTCGTGAGGCAAAAGTTGATGTTAACATCAATG GTTATTTGATACCGAAAGGTTGGAAGGTTCTGGTTTGGAATAGGGGTGTTCATATGGACCCTCAAGTTTATTCAAACCCCAAAGAGTTCCTCCCTCAAAGATGGGAG AACCATCAACCCAGAGCAGGATCATTCCTTCCCTTTGGAGCAGGAAGCAGGATTTGCCCTGGAGCTGATCTGGCCAAGCTTGAGATCTCCATTTTCCTTCATTATTTTCTCCTTAACTACAA GCTTGAACAAATTAATCCAGGAGGACCCATTGTGTATTTACCTCTCCCAAGGCCCGTGGACAACTGCCTTGCAAAAGTCATGAAGATCGAATGA
- the LOC107933542 gene encoding ent-kaurenoic acid oxidase 2 isoform X1, with the protein MGLYLNILALILAVLLGTYVFVFGFLKKINEWRYVSSLGEKKHSLPPGDMGWPIIGNMWSFLKVFRSNDPDTFIYNLVKRYGRTGMYKTYLFGSPSIIVSIPETCRKVLADDEQFGLGYPLSTKQLTGKKSFHSIPNSEHKRLRRLTTAPINGHEALSMYIGYIEEIVVNSLDEWSSMKEPIELLNEIRQFTFKVITHIFLGSTAESVMGSVEKRYADLTYGMKSAAINIPGFAFYKALKARKMLVKILQGVLDERRVNDPNGKKGMIDLLMEIEDENGQKLPDEDIIDLLLMFLLAGHESSAHVAMWAILYLHNNPEILKKAKEEQEEILKNRQSTEKGLTLKDIREMYYLQKVIDETLRRASVSFCNFREAKVDVNINGYLIPKGWKVLVWNRGVHMDPQVYSNPKEFLPQRWEVRLNVLNGTINPEQDHSFPLEQEAGFALELIWPSLRSPFSFIIFSLTTSLNKLIQEDPLCIYLSQGPWTTALQKS; encoded by the exons ATgggattatatttaaatatactGGCTTTGATTCTTGCTGTGCTGCTTGGAACCTATGTTTTCGTGTTTGGTTTTCTTAAGAAAATAAACGAATGGCGCTATGTTAGCAGTTTGGGAGAGAAGAAACATTCCCTTCCTCCAGGCGATATGGGATGGCCTATCATCGGCAACATGTGGTCTTTCCTCAAAGTTTTCAGGTCCAACGACCCTGACACCTTCATCTACAACTTGGTTAAAAG GTATGGCCGAACGGGTATGTACAAGACCTACTTGTTCGGAAGTCCAAGCATCATAGTTTCTATCCCGGAAACCTGTAGGAAAGTGTTGGCAGACGATGAACAATTTGGATTGGGTTACCCATTATCCACAAAGCAATTAACGGGGAAAAAATCGTTTCACAGCATTCCAAATTCCGAACACAAGCGTCTTCGCAGGCTAACAACAGCCCCAATCAACGGCCACGAGGCACTGTCCATGTATATTGGATACATTGAGGAGATCGTGGTTAATTCTTTGGATGAATGGTCTAGCATGAAAGAGCCGATTGAGCTGTTGAACGAGATAAGGCAGTTCACTTTCAAGGTCATCACCCATATCTTTCTTGGCTCCACTGCTGAATCAGTTATGGGGTCCGTTGAGAAGCGGTATGCTGACTTGACCTATGGGATGAAATCTGCCGCTATTAATATTCCTGGCTTCGCTTTCTACAAAGCTCTCAAG GCAAGGAAGATGTTGGTTAAGATCCTACAAGGAGTGCTGGATGAGAGGAGAGTCAATGACCCAAATGGAAAGAAAGGAATGATTGATCTGCTTATGGAAATTGAAGACGAGAATGGGCAGAAATTACCGGATGAGGATATAATCGATTTACTGCTCATGTTCTTGTTAGCTGGGCATGAAAGCTCAGCTCATGTAGCTATGTGGGCAATCCTTTATCTTCATAACAATCCAGAAATACTAAAAAAAGCTAAG GAAGAGCAGGAAGAAATCCTAAAGAACAGACAAAGTACAGAGAAGGGTTTGACTTTAAAGGATATCAGAGAAATGTATTATCTTCAAAAG GTTATTGATGAGACACTGAGAAGGGCGAGTGTCTCCTTTTGCAACTTTCGTGAGGCAAAAGTTGATGTTAACATCAATG GTTATTTGATACCGAAAGGTTGGAAGGTTCTGGTTTGGAATAGGGGTGTTCATATGGACCCTCAAGTTTATTCAAACCCCAAAGAGTTCCTCCCTCAAAGATGGGAGGTACGTTTAAACGTATTGAATGG AACCATCAACCCAGAGCAGGATCATTCCTTCCCTTTGGAGCAGGAAGCAGGATTTGCCCTGGAGCTGATCTGGCCAAGCTTGAGATCTCCATTTTCCTTCATTATTTTCTCCTTAACTACAA GCTTGAACAAATTAATCCAGGAGGACCCATTGTGTATTTACCTCTCCCAAGGCCCGTGGACAACTGCCTTGCAAAAGTCATGA
- the LOC107933542 gene encoding ent-kaurenoic acid oxidase 2 isoform X2 codes for MGLYLNILALILAVLLGTYVFVFGFLKKINEWRYVSSLGEKKHSLPPGDMGWPIIGNMWSFLKVFRSNDPDTFIYNLVKRYGRTGMYKTYLFGSPSIIVSIPETCRKVLADDEQFGLGYPLSTKQLTGKKSFHSIPNSEHKRLRRLTTAPINGHEALSMYIGYIEEIVVNSLDEWSSMKEPIELLNEIRQFTFKVITHIFLGSTAESVMGSVEKRYADLTYGMKSAAINIPGFAFYKALKARKMLVKILQGVLDERRVNDPNGKKGMIDLLMEIEDENGQKLPDEDIIDLLLMFLLAGHESSAHVAMWAILYLHNNPEILKKAKEEILKNRQSTEKGLTLKDIREMYYLQKVIDETLRRASVSFCNFREAKVDVNINGYLIPKGWKVLVWNRGVHMDPQVYSNPKEFLPQRWEVRLNVLNGTINPEQDHSFPLEQEAGFALELIWPSLRSPFSFIIFSLTTSLNKLIQEDPLCIYLSQGPWTTALQKS; via the exons ATgggattatatttaaatatactGGCTTTGATTCTTGCTGTGCTGCTTGGAACCTATGTTTTCGTGTTTGGTTTTCTTAAGAAAATAAACGAATGGCGCTATGTTAGCAGTTTGGGAGAGAAGAAACATTCCCTTCCTCCAGGCGATATGGGATGGCCTATCATCGGCAACATGTGGTCTTTCCTCAAAGTTTTCAGGTCCAACGACCCTGACACCTTCATCTACAACTTGGTTAAAAG GTATGGCCGAACGGGTATGTACAAGACCTACTTGTTCGGAAGTCCAAGCATCATAGTTTCTATCCCGGAAACCTGTAGGAAAGTGTTGGCAGACGATGAACAATTTGGATTGGGTTACCCATTATCCACAAAGCAATTAACGGGGAAAAAATCGTTTCACAGCATTCCAAATTCCGAACACAAGCGTCTTCGCAGGCTAACAACAGCCCCAATCAACGGCCACGAGGCACTGTCCATGTATATTGGATACATTGAGGAGATCGTGGTTAATTCTTTGGATGAATGGTCTAGCATGAAAGAGCCGATTGAGCTGTTGAACGAGATAAGGCAGTTCACTTTCAAGGTCATCACCCATATCTTTCTTGGCTCCACTGCTGAATCAGTTATGGGGTCCGTTGAGAAGCGGTATGCTGACTTGACCTATGGGATGAAATCTGCCGCTATTAATATTCCTGGCTTCGCTTTCTACAAAGCTCTCAAG GCAAGGAAGATGTTGGTTAAGATCCTACAAGGAGTGCTGGATGAGAGGAGAGTCAATGACCCAAATGGAAAGAAAGGAATGATTGATCTGCTTATGGAAATTGAAGACGAGAATGGGCAGAAATTACCGGATGAGGATATAATCGATTTACTGCTCATGTTCTTGTTAGCTGGGCATGAAAGCTCAGCTCATGTAGCTATGTGGGCAATCCTTTATCTTCATAACAATCCAGAAATACTAAAAAAAGCTAAG GAAGAAATCCTAAAGAACAGACAAAGTACAGAGAAGGGTTTGACTTTAAAGGATATCAGAGAAATGTATTATCTTCAAAAG GTTATTGATGAGACACTGAGAAGGGCGAGTGTCTCCTTTTGCAACTTTCGTGAGGCAAAAGTTGATGTTAACATCAATG GTTATTTGATACCGAAAGGTTGGAAGGTTCTGGTTTGGAATAGGGGTGTTCATATGGACCCTCAAGTTTATTCAAACCCCAAAGAGTTCCTCCCTCAAAGATGGGAGGTACGTTTAAACGTATTGAATGG AACCATCAACCCAGAGCAGGATCATTCCTTCCCTTTGGAGCAGGAAGCAGGATTTGCCCTGGAGCTGATCTGGCCAAGCTTGAGATCTCCATTTTCCTTCATTATTTTCTCCTTAACTACAA GCTTGAACAAATTAATCCAGGAGGACCCATTGTGTATTTACCTCTCCCAAGGCCCGTGGACAACTGCCTTGCAAAAGTCATGA